The window ATATTTAATATAGATTCCAGAGAAGAATTTTCTGTTATATATCTTGGTGCGGGCAAAAGCGAAGATATAGGGATAGCATTAGATTTGGATAAATATGAGGAGTTTGCGTCAAGAAAAAGGATATATGCATCACATCAATTGCTGAGAAAATTGAATCCAGATACAGGAATGCTGCCCAATATAAGCAATGGAGAGGAATTAAAATTTTTAATATCATTATATGACAATAATCAGATATTTGGTGCAACATATCCTGATTGTAAATTTGGAAGATTAGTTCATTTAACGAATCATTCAGACTACATAGTTAAGCATGAGGAACCTGGGTATTTACCAATTTATGAAGGGAAATTTATAGAGATATATACAGCCAAATTTGCAACTTTTGGAAATATGACAGATGATGAAAAATACAAAAATAAGGCATCTGCAAGAGCAATTGAAGATATTGAGGGCGATGAATATCCAGATGCTAGGTTTTTTATAGATGAAAATGCATGGAAGAATTTGTCAAAGAATTTTGAAAATGATTATATTGTAGCTTGGAGAAGTCTCACTTCAGCTACAAATAGAAGGACTATGTTGGCAACAGCTTTACCGCTAGTACCCGTATGCCAGTCAATACAATTGCTTCAGCTCACGAGAAAGCAAATGAGACATGTACTTGCGGTGTTTAATTCAATTGTGTTTGATTATATCGTGAGATTAAAAATGGTTGGACTTGATCTTACCCAAACTATTATAAGGCAAATTCCCGTACCTAAGGAGGAGAGGTATGAGAATATTATTATATTTAGTGGAGTAGAAGCATCGATAGAAGAGCACATCAACAGTCGAATAAAGGTATTGTATGCATCAGATAACCGGATGTCTGGATTATTTGATCATACGGATACTTATATGGTAAATTCATCGGGCAGAAAACAGATATTATCAGAGCTTGATAGTCTTGTTGCAATTTTGTATCGAATCAAACAGGAAGATTTGAGAAATATAGCGATAAGTTTTAACAAGTTTTATGATAAGAATGAGATAGAGGAGTTCTTTTAAAAAACTCCTCTCTGGATTATAACATGCCATATGCTTTTGAAGCGGTGCTGCTTCCGTTACGTGCCCAGACACGGCTTAAAGTTTTAAGTCGGTCGAGATCAGATTCATCTAAAAGTGATAAAACGTAGTAGTTTGTATTGATTTTTTCGAAAACTAATATCTTATGTACAAAATCTCCACGATTTCCAAATTTGGATAATTCATTTGTATCATCGTTTGGCGATCCCTTAAGTTGAATGCGCCAACTGCCATTGTCCGGTGCGAACTTGATGGTAGAAGGATGATAGTCCTTTCCGAGATAGTTGATAGTTATATCTTTTTCTCTAGCTGTGTCCTCAGGGTCGATGTCAAAGAATTTTATTCCGCCGTACATTTTTCCTGGCTCAGTATATTCGTAAGGTGTACCTACGACAGAGCCTTCCTCAATCTGCCCTAATTTGGATAAATCAAGAATATTCCTTGAGCCTCCAGTGGATTTGCGCATTTCAAACCAAAACTGTTCATTTGTAAATGCAGGCGCTGAAGGTGCAGGATTAATGATATGGTTAAAATCAGGAGTCTCAGGCTTTGAAAAAGGTTTTTTTCTAGGCGTATTAACAGGGATTAAAGTCGGGATAGATATTTTCTCAGAGCCAAAGAGTGTTGTTTTCTTTTGCTTTTTCTTTTGAGATATGCGTTTGGTAATGCTTTCGATTTTCTGGGTAACTTCTTTAGAAATATAGTTCGCTTCAAGTAAAGCATTTATATCATCAATAGAAGTGATTTTTGTAGAACATTCATATTCAGGATCTTTATATTTTTTTATTACAAAATAGATGGAATCTAACTCGGTTGTTTCATCAGGTAAATTATATGTCTGTATAGAACAACTTTCAAAGTTAGTCCATAACCCTCCACCAGTAAGATTATTTGATCCTATTGCACACCAAACTGCGTCCGTATTTTCAAGGAGATATATTTTACTGTGGTAAGTTGTTGAAAAGTTTTCGGAGTGGATGACATACAATTCATCACACAAATTATACAAGTTTAAAAGCGCTTCGTAAGAAGTACCATCAAGGTCAATGCCAATGAATGCTCTTATTGTCCCATCATTTGATTTGAAAGTTTCAAGAGACTCTTTTAATCTCAAGACACCACTGTTTTTTGCAAATGCTGAAAATATTGTAAGAGATGAATAGTTTGAATTTAATTCGTTTTTGAGTATTTCACCTAATTGACCTTGGAAAGGCTGGTTTATAATCGGCATATTAACACCTCTCTTTCACGCAAATATCTATAATTACCCTATCATAATTACCGATTTTTTACAAGAAGCTTACGATTTTTTTGGGAGGTTAAGACATATCTGAACAGTGGCAGTGTGGTTTTTTCGAGTGATGAAGATAATGCAGAAAAGCTGACAAAGCAGATTGAGAGAATGATAAAAAAACAGTTTGATTTAAATATTCCTGTTTTTGTTGTATCAAGAGAAGGACTTGAGGACATTTTGCGTAATGCACCTGACTGGTGGGGAATTAAAAATAAGAAAATGCGAGCTATCGGATGCAGAAGATTTAGTGGCATCTCCTTATTTTATCATATGGACGCTTTCAGGATTTGCCTGCATCAGCACATACCACAATGGCTAAGGGAGCGCCGTAGGCATCCTCTAAAATTATGCCGAGTTTCTCTCTTTCAACTTTTTGGCTTTTATATTTTCTGCAGGAATATCTTTTTTTTTGCTATTTCAGAAAAATTCATATTTTATTCTTCTTTTTATTGTCTTTTAAGCCGGCCTACACTATAATTATAAAAATAATAGAGAAAATCATAAGAATGCACTATTAAGGTATATACTGCCTAAGAGGAAAGTAAGTGGCAGTAATGAAAAGCTTTTGTTCTGGCTTTAGCTGTCCAGTGGAGGCAACCATACATCTGATAGGGGAGAGAATTATCTTTCTAGTAATTAGAAGGGATATTTAGATTATTTTTTCTTGTGAAACCCGGAATATACTTTATAAATTCTTTAAAATATAGCTTCTATTATTTTAAGAGGATTTAAATTGGTTTAAATCCTACTAATTCTATATACATTAAAATGTTGATTGCAATAAGTAAAGTGGTGCAATAATAGTATATATTATGAGAGAGTATATCTTTGTGTAATAAAAATAAACTTTTGAAAGGAAGAAAGCATGAGATTAATACTGAGTGACAAATACTTAAATCTTACTTTAACAGATAATAATGATACTAAATTTATAGACTTATCATCTTTAAAAATAACGAATTGTGTGGGATGCTTTGGATGCTGGACTAAAACACCCGGGAAATGTGTAATACGGGATGATGCAGTAAAGGTATATCCATATATAGCTAAAAGCGACACTCTAATTTATATTAGCCGGACACGATATGGCGGTTATGATACAATAATGAAAACTATGCTTGAACGGGCCATACCAATCCAACAGGCTTTTATAAGGATGTTGGACGGAGAAACACATCATGTTCAAAGGAGTGTCAGTTTAAAAAACGCAATAATTATTGCATATGGAGAAATGAACGCTGAGGAAAAAGAAGTTTTTGAAAAGCTTATTGAAAGAAATGCTAAAAATATGAATTTTAAACAGTACAAAGTACTGTTTACAGATGAAGAAAAATTGCAGGAGACTGTGGAAAAGGAGATTGTGAAATGGAACGTATAATGATCTTAAATGGAAGCCCACGGGCCCCGAAATCTAATTCTAAATGCTATGCAGAAATATTTGCAAAAAAAAGTGATGTGAGTGTTGAATATTTTAATATTACAAGATCAAATCATCTTGAATTATGTTCCAAGATGGGGAGGTTTTCTGATGTGTTATTGGTTTTCCCATTATACGCAGATAGTATTCCTGTTACACTCCTGAATTTCCTTAAAAATCTTGAAAATAATCTGCCAGATAAGAAACCTGTAATTTCGGTATTGGTTAATTGTGGGTTTTTGGAGTATACACAAAATGATCTGGCAGTAAGGATGGTACAGTTGTTTTGCAAGAGAAACCATTGCCAGTTTGGGTCTGTACTGGAAATTGGCAGTGGAGAGGCCATTCTTAATACGCCGTTTAAAATACTCGTAACAAGAAAAATAAAGAAATTATCAGAATCGATAAGAGCTAAAAAATATAAGACATTAAAAGTAACCATGCCTCTTACACCAAAATTATTTATTAAAGCATCTACAAATTTTTGGGTCGAATATGGAAAACGTAATGGTATTACAAAAGAGGAAATGCAAACGATGGACATAGAAGAGGATATCTTAATAAATTAGTTTCATGTCCACCAGACATAGCGGGGGTATCGCACAATCACTAACCCGATGATTTTGCGATACCCACTTTTATTTGATATCAGCAAAGCATAGCTTTACGTTACATGTTTATTTGATACCCAATTGTTTTATGATAATTTGAACTGTCTTTCTGTATACTAGGTAGAATAATGCTGCCAGAAGTACGAGTATGCCCAGGCAGATTGCCAATCCGAGGATTTCTGTTGAGTCCAGTTTCCCTCCGTCATTTGCGAACATCATCATACCGTACAGGAGGTACATGGCACCCATGCCTACCATTGTGGGTGTCTTAAAGACACGGGAACACTGGCTTTGCACCTCTTTTGTAAGGAAGGCAGGGGAGGCTCCCAGCATTTTCAGGTCGTCAAAGATGTAACGGTTATTTATGGCGATAGTCTGGCATCTTGTGTAGCTAATGATCAGAGCAGATAACAGGCAGATAATAGCGATGAACAGGAACATCATCAGGAACACAGCATAGTTTTGCAGAAAATCATTCTGGTTCAGGACGCGGAACACGGGCATATATGACCAGTAAGCACGGAAATCAGAAGAATCTGGGTTTGAATAGCTGATTTTCGTCATGTCATCTGTATCTCCCCAGTAGACATTCCCAGCTTCGTTGTTCCGGATCTTTGCCACCCGGTCATAAAAGGTAATGATTTCGCACTCCGGGCCAAACTGTGTGACCAATGTATGGAAAAAGTCATCAGCAAATGCGTAGGAATCTTCGCCATCGATATTAAATACTGCCATCTTTCCCTTCCAGTCATCAGAGAGTCCAGCTGCAATTGCGTCATAGTCTGCGTTATCTAGGACATAGTATCCGATGGAATCTGTCAGCAGAGAGAAGTGTAAGAATCCTGCAAAACTGGTTTCGATATTTTTTCTTGTAACCATGTTAGTCAATTTGCTTGAACCAAGTTCTAAAAAGTAAGTGCCTGTTTCATTCTCATTGCTTATGCCATAATAGGTTCCTGGCTTGACATCTGCATTCTGCCCGCTGATTGCGTTGAATGTGTCTTCGGACAGAAATTTTCCTTGATTCAGTAATTCTTCGTATTCATAGTGAAAATGTCCATTTCCTTCTTCAATCTGTGTCTCTCCGTCCATCCCCAGGGTCAGGTATTCCCCTTCTGTCCAGTCTTTTAAAGTAAGCTGGTAGTCGGCAGCGAGGGATTCTACCTGGGGTTTCTGGACAATATTCTGGTCAGCCCGCCATTGGTAAAAGTAATCGTATGGCAGGGTGCGGGTTGTCCGGATTTGCCCAGCCCCCATCATCGGGATATAAAAGACTGCAAAGCAGGCGCCTGCAATTAGGACAGTGCTGACAAGCAGGTTATTGACTGTCTGGCGTCCCTGGAATTTCATCATGCTTCTGGCAATGATGTTTTTATATGGTTTTCTTTTATGGGATCCCCAACCATGTACTACTGTGTGAAGCATGATCATGTATAGTCCTACGAATACAGGTGCATATGCAAGGTTTATCCAGACGGGAGGATATGCACTGAACAGATTCATATATAGGGAGGGCGCGCTATATCCCGCCACAGCGCCTATAAGCAGCAGCGCAATGCCGGCAGGGCCGCACCATCTGCCAAGTTCCCGGACAGGTTCGTTTTTATGCTCCTCATGGACAACATCCATAATATTTGTTTTTTGCAGATAACGGTATGCAGTCAGGCATGAGAATACGATAACCATAAGAAAAAATGGGACTGAAATCAGGAGGCATCTGAAATCAAATTTTAGAGCCATTTCCGCGCTGTCTATGAGAAAGAGGCGGAACAGATTCCAGAGAATCCATACAAAAGGAAATCCTGCAAGGATACCGGCAAGTGAAGAACCAATACTTAACCCCAATACCTCTGTAAATACGCCTGGAGCCAGCCGCTTTTTAGAAGCGCCGAGAGCCATCAGTGTGCCAAGCTGGCGGGATTTTTTCCGAAAAAATAAGCTGGCGGCATAAACGGTAAATACGGCACAGCCGAATAATGCCAATACAAAGACCATGACCATTTGTTTTCTGCTGTCTCCGCCTTCTGGGAGGACATTCAGCACGGTGGGGGAAAATATCATGGCAGAGTAGGCGGAAATCAGCATAAGGGCCATAAAGTTGCAAAAAATATATAGGCGCGCCTGTTTCCTGTCTGCTTTGTGAAGCTTTTGTTCTAATTTTTGCATTGTCATCATTGCTCATCACCACTCATTTCTTTAATAGCATTTAATAATTCATCATGAAAATCTTTACGGCTGCCCTTGTGCTCCAGCTGACGGTATACGGTTCCGTCTTTCAGCAGGATCACCCTGTCGCAGAAGGAGGCAGAAAAACTGTCGTGAGTGACCATGAAAATGGTTGCGTCCATCTGCCGTTTAGCATTCTCAAAGGACTCAATCACGGTACGGCTGGACTTACTGTCCAAATTTCCAGTTGGCTCATCGGCCAGAATGATCAGGGGATTGTTGATCAGGCTCCTTGCAACTGCTGTCCGCTGGCGCTCTCCACCTGAAACTTCAGCCGGATATTTGTTCTGTATATGGCCAATGCCGAACAGGGAAAGCAATTTATCTGCCAATTTTTCTCCGTCTCTTTTAATATTTCCCTGGATGATCCGGGGAACAAGGATATTTTCCCGGATGGTTAACCCGTCCAGCAGCATGAAATCCTGAAAAACAAATCCAAGTTTTTCATTGCGGATTTTAGCAAGGGTATCCTCACTTAGGTTGGCCAGCTTTGTGCCTCCTAGTGTGATGCTTCCTTTCTCAAATGGGATATAGCAGGAAATACAGTTCAAAAGGGTGCTTTTTCCAGAACCAGACGGCCCCATGACAGCTACAAATTCACCTTGTGCAACCTGAAAGCTGACACCCTTTAAAACGGGATATTCCTTTTTGCCTACTTCGTAGGATTTATGAAGATCTTTTACATATAACATTGTTGTCACCTGTCTTTCTTATAATTAATGTCCGCCGGTTTGCCGGCAATTTGTTTTTGTATGTGATGAGGATAGCATGAAAGATAACAAAGTAAATTTACCATGTAAAAATTTGCAGGCGGGATGGCAAGTTTGTAAGTGCTGTGCAGATGATGTAAAATTCTGCACGTAGGATGTAAAGTTTTACTGCTGCCTTTGCTGTGAAAAAATGCTGTTAGTTATGTTTGCAGAGTCATACTTTTGGTTGTTGAATATGGGGAAAACGATTATAATATATGGGTGATAATCATTTGCCGGATGCTGGGCGTTATGCTCAAATGGCGGAGACAGAAGCATAGATAAAAAGTAGTATAATTTTGGGCGTCGAGGTGGACAGACATGTTAAGGATTGCAATATGTGATGATGAGCAAAGTGCAAGGGAAGCATTATTCCTTCAGTTAGATAAGATGCTGGACGAGGAAACAGAACAGATCGTATACGAATTTTCCTCCGGCGAATCAGCGGTACGCTGGTTGCAAAAACACAGGGGAGAAGTGGATCTCTTGTTTCTGGATGTAGAAATGGATGGCATGAACGGCATGGAAACAGCTGAAAGTATCCGGAGGTTTGATCAGGATATTATTCTGGTATTTGTAACCGGATATGCAGATTATGTGTTTGACGGGTATCGCGTAGGGGCGTTGGATTATTTGATGAAACCGGTGGATCCAGAAAAGCTGTACGATGCACTGGCCCGTATCCGCCGGCTACTATTTCAAGACCGGGAAAAACTATATACATTGAAGAATACGGATGGCACATACCGTTTTCGTATAAGGGACATCTTATATTTTTATAGTGACCGCAGAAAAGTAGTGCTGGTCACAGAAGGCGGAGAATATCCATTTTATGAAAAGCTGGATCGTGTTGGTGAACGGCTGGGGCATCAATTTGTACGGATACATCAGCGTTATCTTGTAAATCCTCAGCAGGTGACATATATAGGAGGGAATATGGTCCGCATTGGCCAGTCAGAACTTCCGGTCAGCCGGGCCCTAAAAGAGGAGGCTGTGAAGAACCTGACGAAAGCAATGCTGGGAGGCGGACGCTGATGATTGAGCTGGGAGTAAACTTCCTTTTGATGTGTGTGGGTGTTCTTTTGGATTTTTG of the Luxibacter massiliensis genome contains:
- a CDS encoding restriction endonuclease PLD domain-containing protein — translated: MPIINQPFQGQLGEILKNELNSNYSSLTIFSAFAKNSGVLRLKESLETFKSNDGTIRAFIGIDLDGTSYEALLNLYNLCDELYVIHSENFSTTYHSKIYLLENTDAVWCAIGSNNLTGGGLWTNFESCSIQTYNLPDETTELDSIYFVIKKYKDPEYECSTKITSIDDINALLEANYISKEVTQKIESITKRISQKKKQKKTTLFGSEKISIPTLIPVNTPRKKPFSKPETPDFNHIINPAPSAPAFTNEQFWFEMRKSTGGSRNILDLSKLGQIEEGSVVGTPYEYTEPGKMYGGIKFFDIDPEDTAREKDITINYLGKDYHPSTIKFAPDNGSWRIQLKGSPNDDTNELSKFGNRGDFVHKILVFEKINTNYYVLSLLDESDLDRLKTLSRVWARNGSSTASKAYGML
- a CDS encoding NAD(P)H-dependent oxidoreductase, giving the protein MRLILSDKYLNLTLTDNNDTKFIDLSSLKITNCVGCFGCWTKTPGKCVIRDDAVKVYPYIAKSDTLIYISRTRYGGYDTIMKTMLERAIPIQQAFIRMLDGETHHVQRSVSLKNAIIIAYGEMNAEEKEVFEKLIERNAKNMNFKQYKVLFTDEEKLQETVEKEIVKWNV
- a CDS encoding FtsX-like permease family protein codes for the protein MMTMQKLEQKLHKADRKQARLYIFCNFMALMLISAYSAMIFSPTVLNVLPEGGDSRKQMVMVFVLALFGCAVFTVYAASLFFRKKSRQLGTLMALGASKKRLAPGVFTEVLGLSIGSSLAGILAGFPFVWILWNLFRLFLIDSAEMALKFDFRCLLISVPFFLMVIVFSCLTAYRYLQKTNIMDVVHEEHKNEPVRELGRWCGPAGIALLLIGAVAGYSAPSLYMNLFSAYPPVWINLAYAPVFVGLYMIMLHTVVHGWGSHKRKPYKNIIARSMMKFQGRQTVNNLLVSTVLIAGACFAVFYIPMMGAGQIRTTRTLPYDYFYQWRADQNIVQKPQVESLAADYQLTLKDWTEGEYLTLGMDGETQIEEGNGHFHYEYEELLNQGKFLSEDTFNAISGQNADVKPGTYYGISNENETGTYFLELGSSKLTNMVTRKNIETSFAGFLHFSLLTDSIGYYVLDNADYDAIAAGLSDDWKGKMAVFNIDGEDSYAFADDFFHTLVTQFGPECEIITFYDRVAKIRNNEAGNVYWGDTDDMTKISYSNPDSSDFRAYWSYMPVFRVLNQNDFLQNYAVFLMMFLFIAIICLLSALIISYTRCQTIAINNRYIFDDLKMLGASPAFLTKEVQSQCSRVFKTPTMVGMGAMYLLYGMMMFANDGGKLDSTEILGLAICLGILVLLAALFYLVYRKTVQIIIKQLGIK
- a CDS encoding ABC transporter ATP-binding protein codes for the protein MLYVKDLHKSYEVGKKEYPVLKGVSFQVAQGEFVAVMGPSGSGKSTLLNCISCYIPFEKGSITLGGTKLANLSEDTLAKIRNEKLGFVFQDFMLLDGLTIRENILVPRIIQGNIKRDGEKLADKLLSLFGIGHIQNKYPAEVSGGERQRTAVARSLINNPLIILADEPTGNLDSKSSRTVIESFENAKRQMDATIFMVTHDSFSASFCDRVILLKDGTVYRQLEHKGSRKDFHDELLNAIKEMSGDEQ
- a CDS encoding LytR/AlgR family response regulator transcription factor, which codes for MLRIAICDDEQSAREALFLQLDKMLDEETEQIVYEFSSGESAVRWLQKHRGEVDLLFLDVEMDGMNGMETAESIRRFDQDIILVFVTGYADYVFDGYRVGALDYLMKPVDPEKLYDALARIRRLLFQDREKLYTLKNTDGTYRFRIRDILYFYSDRRKVVLVTEGGEYPFYEKLDRVGERLGHQFVRIHQRYLVNPQQVTYIGGNMVRIGQSELPVSRALKEEAVKNLTKAMLGGGR